The genomic region AATTTTCTCAAAAACAGTTTCTGAATTCATTTCAGATAAAGAAAAGACTTATTTAGAATTTTCTAAAAAAATAGATAATTCTTTCATTGTTCATCCTTTCTGGGGTTATTTTATTTTTTTATTCTTTTTATTTTTTATTTTTCAATGTATTTTTTTTGGGTCAGAAACTCCTAAACAATTTATAGAGCTTTTTTTTTCTTTTATACAAAAAAAATTATATAATGTTTATCCTGGTCCTTTAAATAATTTCCTTTTACAAGGAATCTTACCTGCAATTAGCACTATTGTTTCTTTTATTCCCCAAATTTCTATTTTACTATTTTTTCTTCTTCTTATGGAAGAAAGTGGATATATAAGCAGAGTTATATTTCTAATGGATAGAATTATGCGACCTTTTGGGTTAAATGGGAAAAGTGTTGTTCCTCTTATTTCTAGTATAGCTTGCGCGATTCCCGCAATCATGTCAGCTAGACATATAGAAAATCCTAGAGATCGTTTAATTACTATTTTAGCTACTCCTTTTATGACGTGTTCGGCTAGATTACCTGTTTATACTTTAATTATATCTCTAGTTATACCGAATAAAAAATGGTGTTTTATTCAATTAAGGGGAATAGTACTTATGTTTATGTATATTTTAGGGATTATATCGGCTTTAAGCGTATCAATAATTTTACATCAATTCTTAAAAAAAAAATATCAAAGTCATCTTATAATGGAAATCCCCACTTATAAAATTCCTATATTTAAAAATATATTAATCACTCTATGGATTCATATTAAATCATTTATTATAAATGCGGGTAAAATGATTTTATTAATTAATATATTAATTTGGGTTTTGGGTACTTTTGGTCCTTCAAAAAATTCATCAAATCAAAATTTGATCATAGATATACAAAGAAAAGAATTGCCTTATTCTTATTTAGGTATATTAGGAAAAAAAATGGAACCTGTAATTCATCCATTAGGATACGATTGGAAAATTGGGATCGGATTACTATCATCTCTTATAGCAAGAGAAGTTTTTGTTAGTACGATGGCTTCTGTCTACAGTATAGAAGAAAAAGAAAATTTTTTGAAAGAAAAAATGAAAAAAGAAATATCTCCTATAACTAAAAAACCTATTTATAATTTAGCAACAGGAGTTTCTTTGTTGTTTTTTTATGCATTTTCTATGCAATGTATGAGCACATTAGCTATAACAAAAAAAGAAACAAAATCTTGGAAATGGCCCATAGTACAATTTGTTTTTATGACTTTATTGGCTTATATAGTTTCATTATTAACATATCAAACACTTCAAATAAAATGTGGCAATACATTATAATAAGTTTATTTTTTTCATACTCAATTTTTTGTTTACTGAGAAAATTTTTGAATTTTTTTTGTATAAAAAAAAATTTTGTAAAAGAAAATAGAAAATGTGATTGTAAACTATGAAATTTTTATTTATTCATTTTTTCAATAGAAGCGTATATATAATTTTTAAAGACATCGGATAAAGATATTCCAACTATTTTCAATTGTTTTGGAAAAATACTTTCTTCTGAAAAACCTGGAACTGTATTGATTTCCAAAAAAAAAGGTTCTTCATTGACAAGTATGTATTCCGCTCTAGATATTCCTGATAGATTTAGAAATTGATATACTTTTTTTGCTGTGTTTCGTATTTTATTTTCAATATTTTTAGACATCTTTGCTGGTGTAATTTCTTGAGATTTTCCAGAATATTTTGATTCAAAATCAAAAAAATCATTTTGACTAATTATTTCTGTTATTGGCAAAACAATAATTTCATTTTTAAACGAAAAAACACCTACGGAAACTTCTTTTCCTTCAAGAAAAGATTCCACAATAATTTCTTCGTCTTCTATAAATGCTTTTTGTATTGCATCAAATAAATCTTTTTCTTCATAAACTTTGCTTATACCTAAACTAGACCCAGATCTATTAGGTTTTACGAAACAAGGAAGTCCTATTTTATTTAGGATTTTTTTTGGGGAAAAAGTTTGATTTTTATTTAAGAAAAAAAAATCAGCTGTATTAATTCCAAAATATTTCAAAAAAGTTAAACAATATTTTTTATTAAAAGTAACATTAGCATGATGAAAGTCACATCCTGTATAAGGAATTCTTAAAAGATCAAAATAAGCTTGTAATATTCCGTCCTCTCCTGGAGTTCCATGTATAGCATTAAATATACAATCAAATTTAAGATGTTTCATTCCATAAACAGTGAAATCTTGTTTATTTATAAAATATTCTTTATTTCTTTTATCTTTCATGAACCATTTTTCTTTAAAAATAAATATTTGATAAGGATCAAATTCTTTCCTACATAAATTTTCGTAAACAATTTTTCCACTTTTTAGTGAAATGATGGATTCTTTTGAATACCCCCCCATAATAACAGCTATTTTTTTCATTATTTATCTTTAATTTTATTAGTTTTTTTTATGTAAAATATGTAAAATATTTTCATTTAAATAATTTGTTTTTTTTCATGAATTATTTAAAATATTTTGTGATATTCATCGTTAATTTTTTAATTGCCATGTTAATTTTATATAAAATTTCTCAAATTGCATTGCAATGGGTAGATGTTTATACAAAACATGGGTCTTATGTGACTGTTCCTGATTTGAAAGGATTTACTTTATCTCAATCTATATCTATTTTAAAAAAATTAGGTCTTAAATACGATATAGATACATCACATTATGATCCTAATTTTAAAATTAATCAAATTATTTCCTTTTCTCCAGAAGCTGGAGATTATGTAAAAGAAGGAAGACATGTATATATACAAGTTAATTCTAAATCCTCTCAATCTATTTTACCTAATATCATAAATAAAGATAAACGAATGGCTATCAAATTCCTTCATGACAATCATATATCTGTTAAAGAAATAAGATATATTAATAATATGGATAAAGATAGTGTTTTCAAAGTTTTATATAAAAATAAATTTATTAAACCTGGATATAGGTTCCCCACTCATCAAGATGGAATCATTTTAATTATTGGAAAAGGATACGAAAAAAACAATTTCACAGTTCCTAATGTTATTGGAATGTCATTACATTCAGCAACTTATACTTTAAAAAATAAATTATTTCATACTATTAATTTTTATTATGATCATACAATAAAAAATCCTGATCAAGATGCAAAAGTATATCGTCAAAAACCTGATCCTGGATCTATTTATGATAAAAATAAATCTGTTGAACTTTGGTTAACTTCAAAAGAAGTGTTAGATCATTTAATTCAAATTGAAGAAAAAGATTCTAATAAAGAAATCGAAGACATTCAAATTGAAAAAAAAAATTATAATAAACAAACGGAAGAAAAGGAAAAAATGAAATTAAATGAGAAAAATTAAAATTATCGCAAACGAAAATCAAAAAGAAATTCGTATTGATAAGTTTTTAAAAAAAAATGTAGAAAATATTAGCAGGAATCAAATTCAAAAACTTACTCTTTCAGGAAGCGTTATGGTGAATCAACGCATTGTAAAAAAAAATTATAAAATAAAACCTTTAGATTTTCTAGAAATAGAAATTTCTAATATTCCCCCTTTATTAGATTATTTAGAGTATAAAAATATAATTGCAGAAAAAATAAATCTGGATATTATACATGAAGATGATGATGTAATTATAATTAATAAACCGGCCGGAATGGTAGTTCATCCTGGATTTGGACATAATAAAGGAACATTAATTCATGGAATTAAGTATCATTTTCAAAAATCAAACTTTCATAAGTTTAATTTATATAGAAGTGGATTGGTTCATAGATTGGATAAAGATACATCAGGTTTATTAGTTTTAGCTAAAAATGAATATTCTAAAAAATATTTATTTCAACAATTTCAATCCAAAACAATTCAAAGAGAATATAGAGCTTTAATATGGGGAAATTTAATTGAAGAAAAAGGAATTATAACTGGTTTTATTGGAAGAGATCCTAAAAATAGAAAAAGAATGACACTTTTTAAAAAAAATGAATCTCATAAAGGAAAATATTCTGTAACATATTATAAGGTATTAGAACGGTTTAAATATTTAACATATGTTTCTTGTAATATAAAAACAGGAAAAACTCATCAAATAAGAGCTCATTTCAAGTATTTAGGTCATCCATTATTTCATGATTCTACTTATGGAGGAAATAAAATTTTTATGAAAAAAAAATGTTCAAATCAAAATATAAAATTTTTAAAAAACTGCCTAAAAATATTATCAAGACAAGCTTTACATGCCATATCTCTTTCTTTTATACATCCAAAAAATGAAAAATGTTATTTTTATTGTCCAATTCCTGAAGATTTTAAAATAGTTCTACAAAAATGTAGAAAAATATTATAATAAAGTACCATGTAAAAGAAGATAAGATATAGAAAAATATATAATTAATCCAACGACATCTACTAATGTAGCAACAAAAGGAGCAGAAGAAGTTGCAGGATCTCCTCTAAATTTTTTAATTATAAAAGGCAACATCGCCCCACTGAAAGTCCCCCATAATACTATTCCAATTAACGAAAAAAATACCGTGAATCCTACCAAAATCCAATGATAACCATAATTAAATAAATTGATTTTGTGCCAAGCTACTACACGTATAAAACCAGTCAGTCCTAAAATACTACCTAAGAAAAAACCACAAATAATTTCTCTTCGCATGACAATCCACCAATCTTTTATTTTCACTTCTCCTAAAGCCATTGCTTGTATGATTAAACTTGCAGCTTGAGAACCACTATTTCCACCACTAGAAACAACTAAAGGAATGAACAAAGCAAGAACTAAAGCTTTTTCGATAACACTTGAAAATATTTGCATCACTGTTGTGGTTAACATTTCTCCTATAAATAATAAAATAAGCCATCCCGCTCTTTTTTTAATAAGTTTGTATAAAGGAACGTTTAAATAAGATTGATTTAAAGCTTCCATTCTTCCTATTTCTTGAAAATCTTCTCTATAATTTTCATTTAAAACCCATAAAATATCATCTATTGTGACTATTCCTAATAAAAAATTCTGATCGTCTATAACGGGAAGCGAAATTCTATTACTCATGGAAAACATTTTGATTGCTTCTTTTTCTGTATCTGTAACATTTAAAGTTTCAGTATATTGACCGTTTGTTAAATCAGATACTTTTGTATTGGGATCTACTAATAAAAATTCTCGTATTTTTATATCATCTATTAATTTTCCTTCTTTATCTATTATATAAACAATTTCTATTACATCACTATCTTTTACATCTTTACGAATATAATTTAAAACTTCTTTTACAGTCCAGTTTTCTTGAACAGCAAGATAATATGGAATCATTAAACAACCTATACTATTTTTAGGATACCCTATAGATACTAAAGTTTTACATTTTTCTTCTGGATTCAAATATTTTATTAAATCTTTTAATATATTCTTGGGAAGATTTTCTAAAAAATAAACACGATCATTTATCGATAAATTATTTAATAATTCCATTTTTTTAATAGGAGGTAAACCTTTTATAATTTTTTTTTTTATAGAAAAATTTAATACTCTAAAAACAGAAATTGCTTTACATAATTTTAATAAACTAAAAATTTTTACAACATGATTCGAATTATGATAAATAATTTTTATTAATCTACTTACAGTTTGATTATTTAGAAATTTATCGTTATTTAAATGATCTTGATCCTCATTAAACATTTTTTATTTTTTTTTTGTAGAAATTTTTTATGAATATATAAATTCATTTCCACAGGAAAAATTTCTATATTGTTCTGCAGAAATGAATTAAAATTACGTAATAAAATAATTGTAATATTTATAGTGTTAAAAAAATAAAAATGGAATATAATTTTCGTGAAATAGAAAAACGTTGGCAAATATATTGGAAAAAAAATCATGTATTTCATACAAAAGAAAATAAAAAAAGAAAGTACTATATTTTAAATATGTTCCCTTATCCTTCTGGAACAGGTCTACATGTTGGACATTGTTTAGGTTATATTACATCAGATATTTATGCAAGATATAAACGAACAAAAGGGTATAATGTTTTAAACCCCATAGGGTTCGATTCTTTTGGGTTACCTGCAGAACAATATGCAATACAAACAGGAAAACATCCTTCCAATACTATTATTGAAAATTCACATAGATATAAAAAACAAATGAATAAAATAGGACTTTCTTTTGATTGGAATAGAAAATTATATACGAGTCATTCTGATTATTATCGTTGGACTCAATGGATGTTTATTCAGATTTTTCATTCTTGGTACGATAAAAACACTGAAAAAGCTAAACCTATAAATCTGTTGATTAAGGAATTTAATAAAAATGGAAATAATTTCATTAACGCAAGTTGTACATCGAATTATAAATTCGATTCAAAAACATGGAACTTATTAAGTTTACATGAAAAAGAATCTATTCTGTTAGATTATAGATTGGCTTTTTTAGCTAAAAATACAGTGAATTGGTGCCCTGATTTAGGAACAGTATTAGCTAATGATGAAATCAAAAATGGAAAAAGTGAAAGAGGAGGATTCCCCGTTTACAAAAAAAAAATGTTACAATGGCATATAAGAATTAGTGCATATGCAGAAAGACTCATGAAAGGATTAAATCTTATTGAAACTTCTCCGTCTTTAAAAAAATTACAATCTAATTGGATAGGAAAATCAATAGGAACTTCTATTTTTTTTAAAATTATTTATCCTATTGGTAAAATTAATCATATTGAATTATTTACTTATCATCCAGAAATGATTTTTGGAATGACTTTTATTATATTATCAACAGATCATCCACTTTCAGATAAAATAAGTTATCATTCTTCACATTATCAAAATGTTTTAACATATACTTCTCAAGTGTTTTCCATAGAAGAAAATACGAAAAATATTTCTGGAATTTTTACAGGAAACTATGTATTCCATCCTTTTATTAGAAATAAGAGAATTCCTATTTATGTCAGTAATTTTTTTTCTATAAATAATCATATACAATCTTTTATAGGAATACCTGGATATGAAGAAAAAAGTAAAAAATTTGCTCAAAAATTTGGAATAGAAATCATAAAAATTTTTGATTTTAATCAAAAATGTATTAATTCTAATTTTTTAAATGGATTAAATCGTCAACAAGCAAAAGAAAAAATAATCAAAATTTTAATAAAAAATAAAATAGGAGGTATGAAAATCAATTATAAGATTCGTGATGCTATTTTTTCCAGACAAAGATATTGGGGAGAACCAATTCCTATTTATTTTAAAAATAAAATTCCTAAAACAATTCCCGTCGATAAATTACCTCTGTTTCTTCCAAAAATAGAAAACTATCATCCTATCAATGGAAAATCTCCATTAATTAGAGCTAAAAATTGGGCTTGGGATGAAAAAAATATGAAAATTGTTTCTAATACTATTATTGATAATAAATATATATTTCCAATTGAAACTAATACAATGCCTAGTTGGGCAGGATCAAGTTGGTATTTTCTTAGATATATGGATGTACATAATCATCAATTTTTTCTTGATAAGAAGAAAGAAAATTATTGGAAAAACGTGGATTTATATATTGGTGGATCTGAACACAGTACTGGTCATTTAATTTATGCTAGATTTTGGAATAAATTTTTATTGGATAGGGGATGGATCACTTCTGAAGAACCTTTTAAAAAAATATTGAATCAAGGAATGATATTGAGTTATTCTGCTACTATACTTAAAGTAATAGGAGAAAATACTTTTATATCTTATGGATTAAAAAATAAAAAACACGCATATTCTTCCTTTCAAGAAATATATGTAGATCTTTCTTTAATTAAAAAGAACAATGAACTAGATATTAATAGATTTAAAAAATTAAGACCAGAATTTTATTCATCTATTTTTATTTTAGAAAGAGGAATTTTTTTATGTAAAAAAAAATTGGAAAAAATGTCAAAATCTAAATACAATGTAATAAATCCTGATGATATATATGAAAAATATGGATCAGATGTACTTCGTATTTATGAGATGTTTTTAGGCCCTATTAATCAATCTAAACCTTGGGACGAAAAAAAAATAAATGGGATAAAAAATTTTATAAATAAATTTTGGGGTTTATTTCATAAAAATGAAATTTTTCAAATAACGGAAATCCATCCTACATTACAAGAATTTCAAATTTTACATAGTACTATAAAAAAAATTCAAAATAAAATGGAATCTTTTTCTTGGAATACTTCTATTAGTTTATTAATGATTATCACTAATCAATTGATTACGTTAAAATGCAATAAAAGAAAAATACTAGAACCTCTTGTTCAATTGATAGCTCCATTTGCTCCTCATATATCCGAAGAATTATGGTATAAATTGGGTAAAAGAAAATCTATTATATATTATGATTTTCCAGTTTTTAATTCAAAATATGTCATGATAAAGGAAATAACGTATCCTATTTTGTTTAATGGAAAATTAAAATTTTTAGAAAAGTTTGATAATCGAACTTCAATTGAAGAAATAAAGAATAAAATTTTGAGTCATCCTAAAACAAAATTTTTTTTGAAAAAAAAGATTTTGAAAAAATTAATTTTAATTCCTAAAAAAGTAATAAATATTTTATTTCAATAATTTTTTTGACATGATTTTAAATATTTTAAAAACGTATTACAATTGAATTTAAATTTCTACATAAAACGTAGATTTGTATTCGATTATGCTAATGTAGCATTTGTATTTTTTTTCATTCTATAGAAATGTGTAAAAACTTTTTTTTATGTCAAAAAACCAAAATAAAACTAGTGCATATAGTTTTTTTAATTGTATAGAAAAAAATTTTGATAAAGCTGCACGATTTATTTCTATTGAACAAGGTCTTTTAGATCAAATTAAAGCTTGTAACGCTGTATATCGAATGCATTTTCCTGTAAAAATAGGAAAAGAAATTAAAGTGATTGAAGCATATAGAGTTCAACATTCTCATCACAAACTTCCTTGTAAAGGAGGAATTCGATATAGTATGAAAGTAAATCAAGATGAAGTTATGACTTTAGCTGCTTTAATGACCTATAAATGCGCTATAGTTGATGTTCCTTTTGGAGGAGCTAAAGGTGGAATAAAAATTGATCCACAAACTGTATCAATAGAAAACATAGAAAAGATAACACGTCGTTATACCTCAGAATTAATTAAAAAAAATTTTATTGGTCCAGGAATAGATGTCCCCGCACCTGATTATGGTACTGGGGAAAGAGAAATGAGTTGGATTTTTGATACTTTTCTATCTCTTCGTTCTGGAGATGTAGATGCATTAGCTTGTGTTACAGGAAAACCGGTATCTCAAGGAGGAGTAAGAGGAAGAAAAGAAGCAACAGGGTTAGGTGTTTTTTATGGAATAAGAGAATTGTGTCTTGTTAAAGAAGATATGGATTATGTCGGTTTAGATGTAGGATTAGTTGGAAAAAAAATTATCATACAAGGATTAGGAAATGTTGGGTATCATGCTGCTACTTTTTTTCATGAAGCAGGAGCGATTATAATAGCTTTAGCAGAAAGAGAAGGCGCTATTTATAACGAAAAAGGATTAAATGTTTCCAAAGTTTTTTTACATTTAAAAAATACTGGATCTATATTAAATTTTCCAGAAGCAAAAAATATGGAGAATACGGAAAAGGCTTTAGAATTGGAATGTGATATTTTAATTCCTGCTGCGTTAGAAAATGTGATCCATAAAAATAATGCCAATCGGATTAAGGCTAAAATTATTGGAGAAGCAGCCAATGGACCTATCACGCCTGAAGCGGATGAAATATTGGAAAAAAAAGGAGTGATTATTGTTCCGGATATTTACTTGAATGCAGGAGGAGTAACTGTTTCTTATTTTGAATGGATAAAAAACTTAAGTCATGTCCGTTACGGACGTATGGAAAAGAAATTTAGCGAAAACATGAACGCAGAATTACTACAAGTTATAGAGACGATTTGCAAAAAAAAAATTTCAGTAGAAGAAAAAAAAATTATTTCAAGAGGACCAAGAGAAATTGATTTAGTCCGTAGTGGTTTAGAAGATACAATGATCAATGGATTTCATAAAATTCGAGATCTAAAAAAATCATCAAAAATAGAAAATATGCGTACGGCAGCATTTGTACTTGCTATAAATAAAATTATAGATTCTTATGAAAAACTAGGAATTTTTCCATAATACCTTTTAATATCCTTTATTATGAAATAAACGATAAAATATATTTTTCATGAAGTACAAAAGATCATTATTGAAATTAAGTGGAGAATCTCTTATGGGAGAGAACGAATTTGGACTTCATTCTACTCGTCTTCAACAATATGCAGAAGAAGTCAAAAAAGTAGTAGATATGGGAGCTCAAGTAGCAATAGTTATTGGGGGTGGAAATATATTTAGAGGGTTTTCTAGAATAAAGGAAAAAACCATAAATCGTATAGAAGGAGATTATATGGGAATGTTGGCTACCGTTATTAACGGCATAGCTTTTCAATCATATTTAGAAAATGTAGGAGTATGTACCTATATTCAAACAGCTATTAGAATGGATGAAATCGCAGAACCTTTTGGTATAGATAAAGCAATATACCATCTTGAAAAAGGAAGAGTAGTAATATTTGTAGCGGGATTAGGAAACCCTTATTTTACTACAGATACAGCCGCTGTTTTACGTGCTATAGAAATAAGAGCTGATGTATTATTGAAAGGAACCAGAGTGGATGGAATTTATACAACAGATCCAGAAAAAGATAAATATGCTAAAAAACTTAAAAATATATCTTTCGATACAGCATATAAAATGGGAATTAAAGTTATGGATCAAACGGCTTTCATTTTAGGAAATGAAAATAATTTACCGATTATTATTTTTGATATTAACAGGAAAGGAAATTTTAAAAAAGTAATTTCCGGAGAAGAAATAGGGACTATGGTTTCCAAAAAAAAATAAAATTATGGATGAATTAAACAACATTTTTTTCTCTTGTCAAGAAAATATGGATAAAATTTTTAATCAGTTTAAAAAAGAAATTCATCGTGTTCGATTAGGAAGTCAATCTATATCTTCTTTTTTAGGTAAAATAAAAATAAAATGTTATGGAACTTTTTTTCCCCTTATAGAAGTGGCTAATATTTCTATTATCGATAATATGAATATTTCTATTCATCCTTGGGATCGTTCTATTGTTTCAAATATAGATAAAGCCATTATTAATGCAAATTTAGGTTTTATGCCAACTAATAAAGGAGACTCTATCGATATACATTTACCTACAATAACAGAAGAAAGTAGAAAAAATTTGATCAAAAAAATCAAATCAAAAACAGAACATGCAAAAATTCTTGTGAGAGAAATTCGGAAAAAAAATAACCAAAATATCAAAAAATTAAAAATATCAGAAGATTTTTATAAAATGGGAGAAAGTCGTATACAAAAAATAACGAATCAATACATACAAAAAATAGAAAATTTCTTTCTTCACAAAGAAGAAGAAATATTGAGAATATAAAATGATAAAAAAATATTCAATTAAAGAATTATTAAATAAAGGAAAATCTTTTATAAATCAAAAAGTATTAGTTGAAGGATGGATCCGTTCTTTTCGTTATTCTATTTTTATTACTTTAAATGATGGATCTACAATTCAAAATCTACAAATTATTTTATCCAAAAAATTAGATAAAATAATTATGAAAAAAATAACGATAGGAAGTTCAATTAAAGTTATAGGAATAGTCAAAGAAAGTATTGGAATTAAACAATATATAGAACTCCAATCTTTGGATATAACTATATATGAATCAGTCGATCCAAAAATTCTTCAAAAATCTATTTTGCAACCTAAAAAACATAGCTTGGAAAAGCTTCGTGAACAAGCTCATTTACGTTTTCGTACAAATATTTTCAGTTGCATTATGCGAATTCGTCATCATATTGCTTTTTGTATACATAAGTATTTTCATGAGCATGGTTTTTTTTATCTTCATACTCCAATTATTACTACTTTAAATTGTGAAGGAACTGGAAAAATGTTTCAGATAACCACTATGGATTTAAAAAATTTAAAAAATAAATCAATAGATTATACAAAAGATTTTTTTAAATGTAAAACTTATCTTAGTGTCTCTGGACAATTAGAAGCGGAGACTGCTTCTTTAGGATTAGGAAAAGTGTATACTTTTGGTCCTGTATTTAGGGCTGAAAATTCAAATACTTCGCGACATTTATCGGAATTTTGGATGATTGAACCCGAAATGGCTTTTTATCATCTAGAAGAAAATATAAATCTGGCTGAAAATTTTCTTAAGTTTATTATTAGATATATTATTGATAATAGTATGGAAGATTTGA from Blattabacterium cuenoti harbors:
- a CDS encoding Glu/Leu/Phe/Val family dehydrogenase, with product MSKNQNKTSAYSFFNCIEKNFDKAARFISIEQGLLDQIKACNAVYRMHFPVKIGKEIKVIEAYRVQHSHHKLPCKGGIRYSMKVNQDEVMTLAALMTYKCAIVDVPFGGAKGGIKIDPQTVSIENIEKITRRYTSELIKKNFIGPGIDVPAPDYGTGEREMSWIFDTFLSLRSGDVDALACVTGKPVSQGGVRGRKEATGLGVFYGIRELCLVKEDMDYVGLDVGLVGKKIIIQGLGNVGYHAATFFHEAGAIIIALAEREGAIYNEKGLNVSKVFLHLKNTGSILNFPEAKNMENTEKALELECDILIPAALENVIHKNNANRIKAKIIGEAANGPITPEADEILEKKGVIIVPDIYLNAGGVTVSYFEWIKNLSHVRYGRMEKKFSENMNAELLQVIETICKKKISVEEKKIISRGPREIDLVRSGLEDTMINGFHKIRDLKKSSKIENMRTAAFVLAINKIIDSYEKLGIFP
- the pyrH gene encoding UMP kinase — translated: MKYKRSLLKLSGESLMGENEFGLHSTRLQQYAEEVKKVVDMGAQVAIVIGGGNIFRGFSRIKEKTINRIEGDYMGMLATVINGIAFQSYLENVGVCTYIQTAIRMDEIAEPFGIDKAIYHLEKGRVVIFVAGLGNPYFTTDTAAVLRAIEIRADVLLKGTRVDGIYTTDPEKDKYAKKLKNISFDTAYKMGIKVMDQTAFILGNENNLPIIIFDINRKGNFKKVISGEEIGTMVSKKK
- the frr gene encoding ribosome recycling factor, which translates into the protein MDELNNIFFSCQENMDKIFNQFKKEIHRVRLGSQSISSFLGKIKIKCYGTFFPLIEVANISIIDNMNISIHPWDRSIVSNIDKAIINANLGFMPTNKGDSIDIHLPTITEESRKNLIKKIKSKTEHAKILVREIRKKNNQNIKKLKISEDFYKMGESRIQKITNQYIQKIENFFLHKEEEILRI
- the asnS gene encoding asparagine--tRNA ligase, with amino-acid sequence MIKKYSIKELLNKGKSFINQKVLVEGWIRSFRYSIFITLNDGSTIQNLQIILSKKLDKIIMKKITIGSSIKVIGIVKESIGIKQYIELQSLDITIYESVDPKILQKSILQPKKHSLEKLREQAHLRFRTNIFSCIMRIRHHIAFCIHKYFHEHGFFYLHTPIITTLNCEGTGKMFQITTMDLKNLKNKSIDYTKDFFKCKTYLSVSGQLEAETASLGLGKVYTFGPVFRAENSNTSRHLSEFWMIEPEMAFYHLEENINLAENFLKFIIRYIIDNSMEDLIFLNQCLEKWAIKKKNYLLKKLELVLKFSFKKISYTEAIKILDQEEKKKNIKFLHPIIWGMDLQSEHEQYLVDKYFKIPVIIFDYPCGIKAFYMRINNDGKTVRAMDVLFPEIGEIIGGSQREERYDILLQRMKDTNTDKNKLWWYLDTRRFGSVPHSGFGLGFDRLVQFITGMNNIRDVIPFPRTPNNAEF